A region of the Leucobacter komagatae genome:
GCTGAGGCGGCGCCTGCGCCCGTAGGGTGGAGCACATGGCAAAGAAAGCGGCAGGTGCGACGCCTGCGATGGTGGCGCTCACAAAGCTGGGCATTGACTTCGCTGTGCGCGGCTACACTCACGACCCCGGAGAAACCGACTATGGGGGAGAAGCGGCGCGCGAGCTCGGTGTCGATGCGCGGCAGGTCTTCAAAACCCTGCTCGCCGACGTTGACGGAGCCCTCGTCGTTGCGGTCGTGCCAGTCTCAGGCAAGCTCGACCTGAAGGCCCTTGCGGCCGCCGCCCGCGGAAAGCGGGCACAGATGGCTGACCCGGCGATCGCCGAGCGCAAGACCGGCTACGTCGTTGGCGGCATTAGTCCGCTCGGCCAAAAGACGCGTTTGGCTACAGTCATAGACATATCCGCGCCCGGGTTTCCGACGATTCTGGTCTCCGGGGGGCGCCGTGGGCTCGATATCGAGCTTTCGGCGGACGATCTTGCCCGCGCGACCGGCGGAAGCTTCGCGCCGATCGCAAAAGCCTGAATCTGGCACAGATCGTTGCTGGCATTGGGATCCGGGGGTCATTCCCTGCGAAAACGAGGCCGCGCCGCGCCCGGCTTCACGGGGTGATTCGCAATGCGCCAACGTTCCATGCTAAATTATTCCCTGTTCGGCCGGTGAGAAACCAGCCAAACAGATTCGCGCGGATGGCGGAATTGGTAGACGCGCTAGCTTGAGGTGCTAGTGCCCGTATTAGGGCGTGGGGGTTCAAGTCCCCCTTCGCGCACGCGAATCGAGTAAGGCCCCTGCTTCGGCAGGGGCCTTCTTGCATTGTGTGGTGCCGCGTCTCTGGGGCTGCCGGCCCGCCCAGCACCAGCCCGCGGCCCCCGGCCACGCCCTGCGGCCGATTCACCCGGTTGGCGCCGATGTGCCCGCTTGTTACGCGTATTTTCCGGGTGCACCGGTGCGGAGCGGGTACATCGGGGGTGGAACGGGGTCGGGCATACTTGACGCATGACGGAGTCTTCGGCCATAACTCACTCAGACGGTCACGCAGGGGAGCGCCATTCCTCAAGCACTCTTCGCATTGTGGTGCTCTACCTCGTTGGGGGCGCGCTGCTCGCCGGGGTGACGCTGTGGCTCGGTGGGTGGCTGTTCCCGACGCCCGGCCTCCGCTGGCTGATCGCCCCCGCGACGGTACTCGCGCTCCTGGCGCTCGCCCTCGGCACTCGCCGTAGCCCAGAGCGGCTCCGTGCCATCATGCTCTCTGCACTCGCCGGGGCGCTGCTCTATCTCTTCAGCCTCGCCGCCGGGGCGATGCTTACGGCGCAATCGCACGAGGCGACCGCGGCTCAACTCCTCGAGGGGTCAATCTGGGTCCCGTTCGCGATGCTGCTGATGACCGGCCTCCCGCTCGTCGCGTTCATTGTGTGCGTCGTCGTTGGCGCTCTCCAGCGCCTCATGAGGCGCCCACCGCGCACCGGTGAGCGGTACCCGTAGCGGGGAGCCAACCTTGGGCTCCGGGAAAGCTGGCCTCGCCGGCTGAGCCGGCTGAGCCGGCCGAGCCGGCCGAGCTATCCTTGCCGGCCGCCGTTGCCATCCGGGCAAGTTCAAGGGTGGCACGTGGCCGCCGCGTGCTACGTTCGTTCAATGGCTCATCTTGATATCGCGGCGGTGAGCTATACGCTCTCAGACGGCCGACCGCTCCTCTCTGAGGTCTCGTTCTCGGTCGGCGAGGGGGAGCGCGTCGCGCTCATCGGAGCGAACGGTGCGGGCA
Encoded here:
- the ybaK gene encoding Cys-tRNA(Pro) deacylase, which codes for MAKKAAGATPAMVALTKLGIDFAVRGYTHDPGETDYGGEAARELGVDARQVFKTLLADVDGALVVAVVPVSGKLDLKALAAAARGKRAQMADPAIAERKTGYVVGGISPLGQKTRLATVIDISAPGFPTILVSGGRRGLDIELSADDLARATGGSFAPIAKA